Proteins from one Lonchura striata isolate bLonStr1 chromosome 6, bLonStr1.mat, whole genome shotgun sequence genomic window:
- the SWAP70 gene encoding switch-associated protein 70 → MVGLKEELLKSIWHAFTALDLDRSGKVSKSQLKVLSHNLCTVLNVPHDPVALEEHFRDDDEGPVSNQGYMPYLNKFILEKVQGNFDKVEFNRMCWTLCAKKNLSKSPLLISDEDAFKVWVIFNFLSEDKYPLIIVPEEIEYLLKKITEAMGAGWQQEQFDHYKIALNTSREGLSAWELIDLIGSGQFSKGMDRQTVSMAINEVFNELILDVLKQGYMLKKGHKRKNWMERWFVLKPNIISYYVSEDLKDKKGDIILDGNCCVEALPDKDGKKCLFLIKCLDKTFEISASDKKKKQEWIQAIQSTVSLLRAGSPAPHKEARQKRKELRQKLLAEQEELERQMKELQAANENKQKELETVRKQLEAAAARAAEEEKKRLQTQVELQDRFSLELEREKMVRQKMEEQVAQKSSELEQYLQRVRELEEMYKQLQEALEDEKQARQDEETVRKLQARLLEEETAKRAELEKWHLQQQQTIQMTEAEKQELENQRMMKEQALQVAMEQLKQLELERKEALEQYEEVKKKLETAANNTKSWKDKVAHHEGLIRLIEPGCKNPHLITNWGPAAFTEAELEERQRSWKGKKATSE, encoded by the exons GTCCTTTCTCACAACTTGTGCACAGTGTTAAATGTTCCCCATGATCCAGTGGCCTTGGAAGAGCACTTCAGGGACGATGACGAAGGACCAGTTTCCAATCAGGGTTACATGCCTTACCTAAACAAATTCATCTTGGAAAAG gTTCAAGGGAACTTTGACAAAGTTGAATTCAACAGGATGTGCTGGACTCTCTGTGCTAAAAAGAACCTCTCTAAAAGTCCTTTGCTGATTAGCGATGAAGATGCATTTAAAGTGTGGgttatttttaacttcttgTCAGAGGACAAGTACCCTTTAATCATTGTACCTGAGGAG ATTGaatatttgcttaaaaaaatcacGGAAGCAATGggagcaggctggcagcaggagcagtttGACCATTACAAGATTGCTCTCAACACCAGTCGAGAGGGTCTTTCTGCGTGGGAGCTGATTGACCTCATTGGAAGTGGGCAGTTCAGCAAAGGAATGGACAGGCAGACTGTGTCCATGGCCATCAATGAAGTCTTTAATGAGCTCATACTAGATGTACTCAAGCAG GGCTACATGCTGAAAAAAGGTCACAAACGGAAAAATTGGATGGAACGATGGTTTGTGCTAAAACCCAACATTATTTCCTACTATGTAAGTGAAGATTTAAAGGACAAGAAGGGAGACATCATACTGGATGGCAACTGTTGTGTAGAG GCCTTGCCTGACAAAGATGGAAAGAAATGCCTTTTTCTCATAAAATGTCTTGATAAAACCTTTGAGATCAGTGCCTCTGATAAAAAGAAGAAGCAGGAATGGATTCAAG ccatcCAGAGCACGGTGAGCCTGCTGCGGGCGGGCAGCCCTGCTCCGCACAAGGAGGCGCGGCAGAAGCGCAAGGAGCTGCGCCAGAAGCTGCTGGccgagcaggaggagctggagcggCAGATGAAGGAGCTGCAGGCGGCCAACGAGAACaagcagaaggagctggagacCGTGCGCAAG CaactggaagcagcagctgctcgtgctgctgaggaggagaagaaaaggcttcaGACTCAAGTTGAATTACAAGATCGCTTCAGTTtggagctggagagagaaaaaatg GTAAGACAAAAAATGgaagagcaggttgctcagaaaTCATCTGAACTGGAACAGTATTTACAAAGAGTACGTGAACTGGAAGAAATGTATAAACAGCTACAGGAGGCATTGGAGGATGAGAAACAGGCACGTCAAGATGAAGAGACTGTGAGGAAACTTCAGGCCAG ATTGCTGGAAGAGGAGACAGCAAAGAGGGCTGAACTGGAAAAATGGCATTTGCAGCAGCAACAGACCATTCAGAtgacagaagcagagaagcaagagCTGGAAAACCAGAGAATGATGAAGGAACAGGCTCTTCAAGTGGCCATGGAGCAACTGAAACAACTTGAATTGGAAAGGAAGGAGGCTCTTGAGCAGTATGAG GAGGTTAAGAAGAAGTTGGAAACAGCAGCTAACAACACCAAGAGTTGGAAAGATAAAGTAGCTCATCATGAGGGATTGATTCGACTAATAGAGCCAG GCTGCAAGAATCCTCACTTAATCACAAACTGGGGCCCAGCTGCCTTCACTGAAGCTGAATTGGAGGAAAGACaaaggagctggaaagggaagaaagcCACTTCAGAGTGA